From the genome of Triticum aestivum cultivar Chinese Spring chromosome 3B, IWGSC CS RefSeq v2.1, whole genome shotgun sequence, one region includes:
- the LOC123072461 gene encoding uncharacterized protein: MLAARLESTHVSDGFCAPQFELPEPLTGKIWTLDDFEASPALLVMFICNHCPFVKHLKNDIAKLTSFYIEKGLASIAISSNSIVTYPKDGPEYMAEEAKLFKYSFPYLYDESQEVAKAFRAVCTPEFYLFKKDEQRKFELFYHGQFDDSRPSNNVPVTGRDLSRAIDCVLSGQELPFYQKRSVECSIKWHK, translated from the exons ATGCTTGCAGCCAGGTTGGAGTCGACCCACGTCTCTGACGGCTTCTGCGCCCCCCAGTTTGAG CTCCCAGAGCCCCTGACAGGGAAAATCTGGACACTGGATGACTTCGAGGCCAGCCCTGCTTTGCTG GTTATGTTCATATGCAATCACTGTCCGTTTGTAAAACATCTGAAAAATGATATTGCTAAGCTCACTTCATTTTACATCGAG AAAGGACTTGCTTCTATCGCCATATCCTCAAATTCAATTGTCACATATCCCAAG GATGGTCCCGAGTACATGGCTGAGGAGGCAAAATTGTTTAAGTACTCTTTTCCTTATTTGTATGATGAG TCCCAAGAAGTTGCTAAGGCTTTTCGAGCAGTTTGCACACCAGAGTTCTACTTGTTCAAAAAG GATGAGCAAAGGAAATTTGAACTTTTTTACCACGGGCAGTTTGATGATTCAAGACCCAGTAACAATGTGCCAGTCACTGGAAG GGATTTAAGCCGTGCAATCGACTGTGTACTTAGTGGCCAAGAATTGCCTTTCTACCAAAAACGAAG TGTCGAGTGCAGCATCAAGTGGCACAAGTGA